Proteins from one Ipomoea triloba cultivar NCNSP0323 chromosome 1, ASM357664v1 genomic window:
- the LOC116033737 gene encoding F-box protein SKIP27-like, whose product MEFAGFISSITPTNKHSDKSYSLEALPQDILIRIVCGVDHDDLRALFHVSKTLREVTLVAKKLHFEYSTPKKVVHFLRNDDDFGEFNGVVVAPNAPKHLRVTRSRFISQKLADISVALFTSDDAGAVKWQCKKQFLQMALRPGIDEVRS is encoded by the exons ATGGAGTTTGCAGGTTTTATATCATCAATCACACCTACAAATAAGCACAGCGACAAGTCTTATTCTCTCGAAGCCTTGCCTCAAGACATTCTG ATCAGAATAGTTTGTGGTGTGGATCATGATGATTTGAGAGCACTGTTTCACGTATCCAAGACTCTCCGAGAAGTG ACGTTGGTTgctaaaaaattacattttgaaTATAGTACGCCGAAGAAGGTGGTTCATTTCTTGAGGAACGATGATGATTTTGGGGAGTTTAATGGAGTTGTGGTTGCACCAAATGCTCCAAAACACTTGAGAGTTACGAGGTCTCGGTTCATTAGCCAGAAGCTGGCTGATATATCTGTTGCCCTATTTACATCAGATGATGCTGGGGCTGTTAAATGGCAATGCAAAAAGCAGTTTTTGCAGATGGCTTTGCGGCCCGGGATAGACGAGGTCAGGTCCTGA
- the LOC116000883 gene encoding myosin-4-like isoform X2, whose amino-acid sequence MATCQMRNLSSLELLLVKLQQAPEEQQNGDAPPALPPRPVKNSRLPRARKNLPLNLRSGCCDQEMGKISDLSASRGMEKRDFLDSDNLKIQISIEEDEKQIAVLKGVEIIQRCYHGYHARHYYNELKRGAIVLQSFVRGENARKDYQCLVTRLRAIVIIQKHMKEQQSRRLEQLAAVICLQSGIRGWLTRIEFNKKITSQLNSRQMLNPELKDEDIKAQRSVLLDLQRRVVVTEAALERTRDENTSLKEYILQFDKKSQEYEAKMQCLEKSWQDQLISIQTSLATAASRSEAVAENGLPRTEPPSERFIPFELSGVRSDAGLLVNNRLDFESPLSQENNGSENITWVKSSGHDEPLNLSPNTDLHKLKLRFKAWKKDYKTRLQVVKATLKQLRHCDRGMRTKIWCRR is encoded by the exons ATGGCGACGTGTCAAATGAGGAACCTTAGCTCACTGGAGCTTTTGCTGGTGAAACTCCAGCAAGCGCCGGAGGAGCAGCAAAACGGGGATGCCCCGCCGGCGCTGCCGCCCCGGCCGGTGAAGAATTCCCGGCTGCCACGTGCCCGGAAGAATCTGCCCCTCAACCTCCGGAGTGGTTGCTGTGATCAAGAAATGGGAAAGATTAGTGATTTGTCTGCAAGCAGAGGAATGGAGAAAAGGGATTTTCTTGATTCAGATAATCTAAAGATTCAG ATTAGCATAGAAGAAGATGAGAAACAGATTGCAGTGCTGAAAGGTGTAGAGATAATCCAGAGATGTTACCATGGCTACCATGCCCGCCATTACTATAATGAGCTCAAGAGAGGAGCTATTGTACTTCAATCAT TTGTACGAGGCGAAAACGCTAGAAAAGATTATCAGTGTCTCGTTACAAGGCTGAGAGCCATTGTCATTATCCAGAAACACATGAAGGAACAGCAGTCTAGAAGATTAGAGCAGCTCGCCGCAGTCATATGTTTGCAATCTG GAATTCGCGGTTGGTTGACACGAATAGAATTCAATAAGAAAATAACAAGTCAGTTGAACTCGAGACAGATGCTAAATCCTGAATTGAAGGATGAGGACATTAAG GCTCAGAGGTCGGTtttacttgatcttcaaaggAGAGTTGTGGTAACAGAGGCAGCTTTGGAGAGAACGAGAGACGAAAATACCTCTCTCAAGGAATATATTCTGCAATTTGATAAAAAATCGCAGGAGTATGAAGCGAAGATGCAATGTCTTGAGAAATCGTGGCAAGATCAGCTGATTTCTATACAG ACAAGTCTAGCTACTGCAGCTAGTAGAAGTGAGGCTGTTGCAGAAAATGGACTTCCAAGAACTGAACCCCCGAGCGAAAGGTTTATCCCGTTTGAACTCTCTGGCGTGCGGTCTGATGCAGGATTGCTAGTGAACAACAGGCTCGATTTCGAGAGTCCTCTCAGTCAGGAAAATAATGGTTCTGAAAACATTACATGGGTTAAATCATCAGGGCATGATGAGCCCTTGAATTTAAGTCCAAACACTGATCTGCATAAGCTGAAGTTAAGGTTTAAAGCCTGGAAAAAGGACTACAAGACCAGATTGCAGGTGGTAAAAGCCACGCTGAAGCAGCTAAGACATTGTGATAGAGGCATGAGAACAAAAATATGGTGTAGGAGATGA
- the LOC116000883 gene encoding myosin-4-like isoform X1, with amino-acid sequence MATCQMRNLSSLELLLVKLQQAPEEQQNGDAPPALPPRPVKNSRLPRARKNLPLNLRSGCCDQEMGKISDLSASRGMEKRDFLDSDNLKIQISIEEDEKQIAVLKGVEIIQRCYHGYHARHYYNELKRGAIVLQSFVRGENARKDYQCLVTRLRAIVIIQKHMKEQQSRRLEQLAAVICLQSGIRGWLTRIEFNKKITSQLNSRQMLNPELKDEDIKVLACANEAQRSVLLDLQRRVVVTEAALERTRDENTSLKEYILQFDKKSQEYEAKMQCLEKSWQDQLISIQTSLATAASRSEAVAENGLPRTEPPSERFIPFELSGVRSDAGLLVNNRLDFESPLSQENNGSENITWVKSSGHDEPLNLSPNTDLHKLKLRFKAWKKDYKTRLQVVKATLKQLRHCDRGMRTKIWCRR; translated from the exons ATGGCGACGTGTCAAATGAGGAACCTTAGCTCACTGGAGCTTTTGCTGGTGAAACTCCAGCAAGCGCCGGAGGAGCAGCAAAACGGGGATGCCCCGCCGGCGCTGCCGCCCCGGCCGGTGAAGAATTCCCGGCTGCCACGTGCCCGGAAGAATCTGCCCCTCAACCTCCGGAGTGGTTGCTGTGATCAAGAAATGGGAAAGATTAGTGATTTGTCTGCAAGCAGAGGAATGGAGAAAAGGGATTTTCTTGATTCAGATAATCTAAAGATTCAG ATTAGCATAGAAGAAGATGAGAAACAGATTGCAGTGCTGAAAGGTGTAGAGATAATCCAGAGATGTTACCATGGCTACCATGCCCGCCATTACTATAATGAGCTCAAGAGAGGAGCTATTGTACTTCAATCAT TTGTACGAGGCGAAAACGCTAGAAAAGATTATCAGTGTCTCGTTACAAGGCTGAGAGCCATTGTCATTATCCAGAAACACATGAAGGAACAGCAGTCTAGAAGATTAGAGCAGCTCGCCGCAGTCATATGTTTGCAATCTG GAATTCGCGGTTGGTTGACACGAATAGAATTCAATAAGAAAATAACAAGTCAGTTGAACTCGAGACAGATGCTAAATCCTGAATTGAAGGATGAGGACATTAAGGTTTTGGCTTGTGCTAATGAG GCTCAGAGGTCGGTtttacttgatcttcaaaggAGAGTTGTGGTAACAGAGGCAGCTTTGGAGAGAACGAGAGACGAAAATACCTCTCTCAAGGAATATATTCTGCAATTTGATAAAAAATCGCAGGAGTATGAAGCGAAGATGCAATGTCTTGAGAAATCGTGGCAAGATCAGCTGATTTCTATACAG ACAAGTCTAGCTACTGCAGCTAGTAGAAGTGAGGCTGTTGCAGAAAATGGACTTCCAAGAACTGAACCCCCGAGCGAAAGGTTTATCCCGTTTGAACTCTCTGGCGTGCGGTCTGATGCAGGATTGCTAGTGAACAACAGGCTCGATTTCGAGAGTCCTCTCAGTCAGGAAAATAATGGTTCTGAAAACATTACATGGGTTAAATCATCAGGGCATGATGAGCCCTTGAATTTAAGTCCAAACACTGATCTGCATAAGCTGAAGTTAAGGTTTAAAGCCTGGAAAAAGGACTACAAGACCAGATTGCAGGTGGTAAAAGCCACGCTGAAGCAGCTAAGACATTGTGATAGAGGCATGAGAACAAAAATATGGTGTAGGAGATGA